The following proteins are encoded in a genomic region of Methanoculleus oceani:
- a CDS encoding ATP-binding protein has protein sequence MTFNKFDLNVEKILEDWEVYHAVREIIANAIDEELLTKTKKIEIFKDKANCWHIRDYGRGLNHQHLTQKENDEKLKNPHVIGKFGIGLKDALATFNRKGVQVSIKSKHEDITLERTKKHGFDDIITLHAQISPPSDNNFQGTEFILKNCSDSDISRAKDLFLRFSGEKVLETTSLGQVIKKKSDPAKIYVNGVQVAEEENFLFSYNITALNKAIQKALNRERTNVGRTAYADRVQKILTACESQEVAHELVNDLANYDAGEHHDELGWSEVSVHACRLLNDRSKVVFFTSDEAMSAPNLVDRVRNDKYDVIIVPQKIKGKLQGAVDVSGNPIRDVEQFSRDWNNSLKFSFVSERQFTAKEKQVFEQTGQILDFVGGRPECVKEILISKTMRLDPDSYLEVGGLWEASENRIIIKRDQLKDIQNYAGILLHEVAHATSDASDVSRSFENELTRYLGLVAEKAIRK, from the coding sequence ATGACCTTTAACAAGTTTGATCTCAATGTCGAGAAGATATTAGAAGATTGGGAAGTCTACCACGCAGTCAGAGAGATTATTGCCAATGCTATTGATGAAGAACTACTCACCAAGACCAAGAAAATTGAGATATTTAAAGATAAAGCGAATTGCTGGCACATCCGCGATTATGGAAGAGGACTTAATCATCAACACTTGACACAAAAAGAAAACGATGAGAAACTTAAAAACCCTCATGTCATTGGAAAATTTGGTATCGGGTTGAAAGATGCTCTTGCAACATTCAATCGAAAGGGCGTCCAGGTCTCGATAAAATCAAAGCATGAAGATATTACCTTAGAAAGAACAAAAAAACACGGTTTTGATGATATTATCACATTGCACGCACAAATTTCTCCCCCTTCTGATAATAACTTCCAAGGAACAGAGTTTATCCTTAAAAACTGTTCAGACAGTGATATTTCAAGAGCGAAGGATCTGTTCCTGCGTTTTTCTGGTGAAAAAGTGTTAGAAACCACATCATTAGGTCAGGTTATTAAAAAGAAATCTGATCCCGCAAAAATATATGTTAACGGGGTTCAGGTTGCGGAAGAAGAAAACTTCCTCTTTTCATACAATATTACGGCCCTCAACAAAGCTATACAAAAGGCATTGAATCGTGAGCGTACGAATGTCGGTAGAACGGCTTACGCTGACAGGGTTCAAAAGATCCTTACTGCATGCGAAAGTCAGGAAGTTGCGCACGAATTAGTAAATGATCTGGCCAACTATGATGCCGGGGAGCACCATGACGAGTTAGGCTGGTCAGAGGTGTCTGTTCATGCATGCCGATTACTCAATGATCGTTCTAAGGTTGTATTCTTCACCTCCGACGAGGCCATGTCCGCACCGAATCTTGTTGATAGGGTCAGAAATGATAAATATGACGTCATAATTGTTCCCCAGAAGATTAAAGGTAAATTACAAGGCGCAGTAGACGTCTCGGGCAATCCGATCAGGGACGTAGAGCAATTCAGCAGAGATTGGAATAATAGTTTGAAGTTCTCTTTTGTGTCTGAGAGGCAGTTTACCGCAAAGGAAAAACAGGTTTTTGAACAAACTGGACAAATATTGGACTTCGTTGGAGGCCGGCCTGAATGTGTGAAAGAAATCCTGATTTCAAAAACAATGCGACTCGATCCAGATTCATATCTGGAAGTAGGGGGGTTGTGGGAGGCTTCTGAAAATAGGATCATAATAAAACGAGACCAACTGAAAGACATCCAGAATTATGCAGGTATCTTACTTCACGAAGTTGCTCACGCTACAAGTGACGCATCTGATGTATCCCGTAGTTTTGAGAATGAATTAACCAGGTATCTGGGACTTGTGGCGGAAAAAGCAATTAGAAAATGA
- a CDS encoding ATP-binding protein, translated as MSKLIGRILATEKNPTTIDEFNFWTNSDLKLSAFDIVKVEHIDGSYTFGMIENISHITDAQSFLTNFISSDFGDVNINEPTLRVGMNYAKAKVSFNSGNLYTPVHNNAKVYLASAEEITMALGLDRIQNPLVCGSLRMYEGTPEEVTVPVRLNSKFILGPEGAHLNISGISGLAAKTSYAMFLMKAIQDRYQSDDMDDSVAFVIFNVKGKDLMAIDKPNDFSSDNPDEKERTLAEYEALGLSTDPFKNVKYYIPFTDPKSAKQSTYLTKGEIKNNIDAGQLKKFKYIYSDDKENIEMMFADIDDPTQTMESIISKIIDKEDNDFGGLSTWKDFMDKVTEKTQKGSPGDKGDISVLSWRKFKRVIRKALQDEMFANRVNNHGAECRLADELKQIRKNEVYVVDIAKLPEDKQAFVFGDAVRTIYNLKLGEYDAESIDPPSRIIIFIDELNKYASKDVPKTSPILREILDVTERGRSLGVVLFAAEQFRSAIHARVTGNCATHAYGRTNSIETSAKDYSSLPSTYKNMLTRLEQGDYLVQNPIFRSILKINFPKPIYKQFKQ; from the coding sequence ATGAGTAAACTAATTGGACGGATTTTGGCAACTGAAAAAAACCCTACTACAATCGATGAATTTAATTTTTGGACGAATTCGGACTTGAAACTCAGTGCGTTTGATATAGTCAAGGTTGAGCATATCGACGGGTCTTACACTTTTGGGATGATCGAGAACATCTCCCACATCACGGACGCCCAGAGTTTTCTGACCAACTTCATTTCCAGTGATTTCGGTGATGTAAATATTAATGAACCAACCTTGCGAGTTGGCATGAACTATGCTAAAGCCAAAGTTTCCTTCAACAGCGGGAATCTGTACACCCCGGTACATAACAACGCTAAGGTGTATCTTGCCAGCGCAGAAGAGATCACGATGGCTTTGGGCCTTGACAGGATTCAAAATCCGCTGGTTTGTGGGTCTTTAAGAATGTATGAAGGGACTCCAGAGGAGGTAACAGTCCCCGTACGTTTGAACTCGAAATTTATCCTAGGCCCAGAAGGTGCGCACCTGAACATCTCTGGCATTTCCGGGCTCGCAGCGAAGACATCGTATGCTATGTTTCTCATGAAAGCCATCCAGGATCGATACCAGAGCGACGATATGGACGACAGCGTGGCCTTTGTTATCTTTAACGTTAAGGGAAAGGACCTGATGGCGATTGATAAGCCGAATGACTTTTCATCAGATAACCCTGATGAAAAAGAGCGAACTCTTGCGGAGTACGAAGCACTGGGTTTGTCCACCGACCCGTTTAAAAATGTGAAATATTACATTCCCTTCACAGATCCAAAATCTGCCAAACAGAGCACATATTTGACCAAAGGGGAAATTAAGAACAATATCGACGCCGGTCAGCTGAAGAAGTTCAAGTACATCTACTCGGACGATAAGGAGAACATCGAAATGATGTTTGCGGACATTGACGACCCGACCCAAACTATGGAGTCAATAATTAGCAAAATCATTGATAAAGAGGACAACGATTTCGGGGGTCTTTCAACCTGGAAAGACTTCATGGATAAAGTCACGGAAAAAACCCAAAAAGGCTCTCCCGGGGATAAGGGAGACATTTCCGTATTGAGTTGGCGAAAATTTAAACGGGTAATTCGCAAGGCCCTTCAGGACGAGATGTTTGCTAACAGGGTCAATAATCATGGAGCGGAATGCCGTTTAGCTGATGAATTGAAGCAAATCAGGAAGAACGAGGTGTATGTCGTCGACATTGCCAAGTTACCCGAAGACAAACAAGCATTTGTCTTTGGTGACGCCGTACGCACGATCTATAATTTAAAGCTCGGAGAGTATGACGCCGAGTCAATCGATCCTCCGTCCAGAATCATCATTTTCATCGACGAACTGAACAAATACGCTTCAAAAGATGTCCCGAAGACGTCACCAATTCTGCGTGAAATACTGGACGTGACCGAACGTGGACGGTCATTAGGCGTTGTTCTCTTTGCCGCCGAACAATTCCGCTCTGCTATCCATGCCCGTGTAACTGGCAACTGCGCCACACATGCCTATGGAAGAACAAACTCCATCGAAACCTCGGCTAAGGATTATAGCAGCCTTCCGAGTACTTACAAAAACATGCTGACACGGTTGGAACAGGGGGATTATCTAGTTCAAAACCCGATCTTCCGTTCCATCTTAAAAATAAATTTCCCGAAACCCATCTACAAGCAGTTTAAACAATGA
- a CDS encoding radical SAM protein — MKLATYYRNRGDDVRFFKGDLRYFAAHLLCEEFLSEVNEPKLGKHVPKLIEHIKTGKYAPLDTIPDFRNSAQETLLKEYRLRYRDGDFPQFDIIHITTLFTFYWSITIDTINFAKKFCSKTGRIFVGGIASTILHERILQETGIDPIQGLLDKPGMLDADSVDIIDEMPLDYSILEEIDYQYPAKNAYFAYMTRGCPRKCPFCAVPRLEPVYIDYISLVKQIKQAAERFGPQKDLLLMDNNILASKHFDKIIDEIKKCGFKRGAKCNPVSDYDIAMKNIRVGYNVRAYTRKIIRLYDQISEKLPESEQADFYITREEQNLLYAEVASLEAIIKFDNIARPLYEKYIQRFKRPSMRIIDFNQGVDARLVTEKKMKKLAEINIRPLRIAFDYYSMKDKYESAIRIAAKNGITDLSNYLLYNFEDTPDELYYRMKLNVDLCDDLGVNIFSFPMKYHPIDDPEYYDNREYIGKHWNRKFIRSVQAVLNATKGKIGRGKSFFEEAFGKNIDEFYKILWMPEAFIIHRFKYKENLTADWWNLYKQLDEMQLIQLHEIVAKNQFEEKIITGDNAIDSVLKYYYIQRDRSS, encoded by the coding sequence ATGAAGCTGGCGACTTATTACCGCAACCGAGGTGATGATGTACGCTTCTTCAAAGGCGATCTGAGATATTTCGCAGCTCATTTGCTATGTGAAGAATTTCTTTCTGAAGTGAATGAACCCAAACTGGGAAAGCATGTGCCTAAACTCATTGAGCATATAAAGACAGGAAAGTATGCTCCGCTCGATACAATTCCGGACTTCAGGAACAGCGCACAAGAGACGCTTCTAAAAGAATATCGTCTTCGTTATCGGGACGGTGATTTCCCTCAGTTCGACATTATTCACATCACTACTCTTTTTACCTTTTATTGGAGTATAACAATCGATACTATTAACTTTGCAAAAAAGTTCTGTTCAAAAACTGGCAGAATATTTGTTGGTGGAATAGCTTCAACCATACTTCATGAGCGAATTCTTCAAGAAACTGGAATTGACCCCATCCAAGGGCTATTAGACAAGCCCGGGATGCTGGACGCTGATAGTGTTGACATCATCGACGAGATGCCTTTAGATTACTCGATCTTGGAGGAAATCGACTATCAATATCCGGCAAAAAACGCCTATTTTGCTTATATGACGCGAGGCTGCCCGAGAAAATGCCCCTTTTGTGCCGTTCCTCGTTTGGAGCCAGTGTATATTGACTACATAAGTTTGGTAAAGCAAATCAAACAAGCTGCAGAGCGATTTGGTCCGCAAAAGGATCTGCTTCTAATGGACAACAATATCTTAGCATCCAAACATTTTGATAAAATTATAGATGAAATTAAAAAATGTGGGTTTAAGCGCGGCGCCAAGTGCAATCCCGTAAGCGATTATGACATTGCGATGAAAAACATACGCGTTGGATACAATGTGAGGGCATATACAAGAAAAATCATCAGACTATACGATCAAATCTCCGAAAAACTTCCAGAATCTGAACAAGCGGATTTTTATATAACACGTGAAGAACAGAATCTTCTTTATGCCGAAGTGGCAAGTCTTGAGGCGATCATTAAGTTCGATAACATAGCGCGGCCACTCTATGAGAAGTATATCCAGCGGTTTAAGCGCCCCTCAATGCGCATTATTGATTTCAACCAGGGCGTGGATGCTCGCCTTGTAACTGAAAAGAAAATGAAGAAATTGGCTGAGATCAACATTCGACCGCTGCGTATCGCTTTTGACTATTATTCAATGAAAGACAAATATGAGTCTGCAATACGGATTGCAGCCAAGAATGGTATAACCGACTTATCCAACTATCTGCTTTATAATTTCGAAGACACGCCTGATGAGTTGTACTATCGGATGAAACTTAACGTGGATCTATGTGACGATCTTGGTGTGAATATTTTCTCTTTCCCCATGAAATATCACCCTATTGACGACCCAGAATATTATGATAATCGAGAGTACATTGGCAAACATTGGAATCGCAAATTTATTCGATCAGTTCAGGCTGTTCTTAACGCTACTAAGGGAAAGATAGGTCGCGGAAAGTCGTTCTTCGAAGAGGCTTTCGGAAAAAATATAGACGAATTTTACAAGATTTTATGGATGCCGGAAGCGTTTATCATTCACCGTTTTAAATACAAAGAAAATCTGACTGCTGATTGGTGGAATCTGTATAAACAACTTGATGAAATGCAGCTGATTCAATTACATGAGATAGTGGCTAAAAATCAATTTGAGGAAAAAATCATAACGGGAGACAATGCCATTGATAGCGTGTTAAAATATTATTATATCCAACGCGATAGATCGTCATAG
- a CDS encoding DUF3883 domain-containing protein — protein sequence MRAQIPSNIQREHILRAITEIKEQGCPPHNKSTKYDLIYLGKRYPPKYVISLANEFANGELFNVSKFSGGEETNKRLRLLGFEIVEKEDDTRYPTNSYSWTVTSDNNALKRMDKSVFLHHGTVIPFEMRSFFGIEDLNAGEKRSVKLFFDGIAYFADIEMTKHDSSRSRLIWKTDFSSELRAAFPSIYDLFRHEEDKVTDAPCMQFERTAAQDEYIVSFDMAAQERQLEGKTRRADNSSLSQETDLPLWIFHQRFIQFQEAVKQKSGKEFVSFNEGLPSEWESYKQDIYEEGRSRLNFRNWVKEQIGTGHLLKCVIYAIEIDIKATKLRNNLVRWENRWGETARAQHSLYQALEDSKRCEAFESALFDFYRDIIAPESAFDAFANLMGRRYNLLAYLFFLKDREEYTPIAPQQLDKALTLLDVPLKTNRRCSWENYRSYNQVLKQVLKALEGEGLEDVSLLDAHSFCWMISHLVSDSQQEIPPAATVEPLIIDHSVEVLPPSMFSNDSDEELENGQSSGVDYGEKQRLNEYFGKLAEDEALRCEKERLRHAGREDLADAAKSVSNDPRLGYDIASFNEDGSKRYIEVKAVRPHKRFARFYLSSNELQKSRDLQPNYYYYFVFQVKTKPYVRCIEASELEERFLRPNQYSVTVPFKIHR from the coding sequence ATGAGAGCCCAGATTCCCTCAAATATTCAACGAGAGCATATCCTTAGAGCAATAACTGAAATAAAAGAGCAGGGATGCCCTCCCCACAACAAGTCTACAAAATATGACCTAATCTACCTCGGAAAGCGTTATCCCCCGAAGTATGTCATCAGTCTGGCAAATGAATTTGCCAATGGGGAACTTTTCAATGTGTCAAAGTTTTCCGGCGGAGAAGAGACTAATAAAAGATTACGATTGCTCGGGTTCGAAATTGTGGAAAAAGAGGATGATACCCGATACCCCACAAATTCTTACTCATGGACAGTAACTTCAGACAATAATGCGCTTAAACGAATGGATAAATCTGTTTTCCTCCATCATGGTACAGTGATTCCCTTCGAAATGCGTTCCTTTTTTGGGATAGAAGACCTCAACGCAGGCGAAAAACGGTCAGTCAAGTTATTTTTTGATGGTATAGCGTACTTTGCTGATATTGAGATGACAAAACATGACTCCTCCCGGTCGCGATTGATCTGGAAGACTGATTTTAGCTCCGAACTGAGGGCAGCATTCCCCTCAATTTATGACCTATTTCGCCACGAAGAAGATAAGGTAACTGATGCGCCATGCATGCAATTTGAACGGACTGCTGCACAGGATGAGTACATCGTGAGTTTTGATATGGCTGCTCAAGAGCGTCAACTGGAGGGGAAAACTCGCCGGGCGGATAATTCATCTCTCTCTCAGGAGACTGATCTACCTCTGTGGATCTTCCACCAGCGGTTTATTCAGTTTCAGGAAGCAGTGAAACAAAAGTCCGGAAAGGAGTTTGTCTCTTTTAACGAGGGGCTGCCATCGGAATGGGAAAGTTATAAGCAAGACATCTATGAAGAAGGGCGGAGTAGGCTAAACTTTAGAAATTGGGTGAAAGAACAGATAGGTACGGGACACCTACTCAAATGCGTAATTTACGCGATTGAGATCGACATCAAGGCTACTAAGTTACGAAACAACCTCGTCAGGTGGGAAAACCGCTGGGGGGAAACGGCACGTGCACAACACTCCCTTTACCAAGCACTGGAGGATAGCAAGCGCTGCGAAGCATTTGAGTCGGCACTATTCGATTTTTATAGGGATATCATCGCTCCGGAAAGCGCTTTTGATGCCTTTGCGAACCTTATGGGAAGGCGATACAACCTTCTTGCGTACCTGTTTTTCCTGAAAGACCGGGAAGAATACACTCCCATTGCACCTCAGCAGCTCGATAAAGCCCTTACTTTACTCGATGTACCTCTTAAAACGAATAGAAGGTGTTCTTGGGAGAACTACCGCTCGTACAACCAAGTCCTGAAGCAGGTACTTAAGGCCCTGGAAGGGGAGGGCTTAGAGGACGTATCACTGCTTGATGCTCATTCATTCTGCTGGATGATTTCACACCTGGTCAGTGACAGCCAGCAGGAAATTCCCCCAGCCGCCACAGTTGAACCGCTTATTATCGATCATTCAGTTGAAGTTCTGCCTCCTTCGATGTTCTCCAACGATAGCGACGAGGAGTTGGAAAATGGACAATCATCTGGTGTTGATTACGGGGAGAAACAGAGGTTGAATGAGTATTTCGGCAAGCTTGCAGAGGATGAAGCGCTGAGGTGCGAAAAAGAGAGGCTTCGGCACGCGGGGCGGGAAGACCTCGCTGATGCCGCTAAGTCTGTGTCAAATGATCCTCGTCTCGGTTACGATATTGCATCTTTCAATGAGGACGGTTCAAAACGATATATTGAGGTTAAGGCAGTCCGACCACATAAGAGATTCGCCAGATTTTACCTATCCTCGAATGAGCTTCAGAAAAGCCGGGATCTGCAGCCAAATTATTACTATTACTTCGTCTTCCAAGTGAAAACGAAACCATATGTCAGATGTATTGAGGCTAGCGAACTTGAAGAGAGATTTTTAAGACCTAATCAATACTCTGTGACTGTTCCCTTCAAGATTCATCGCTAA
- a CDS encoding type II toxin-antitoxin system HicA family toxin, whose amino-acid sequence MSSVGERGIFAQMLVVVSFQGMREGRLKEVAKDQVQVHHLFYHPETKRRAVVPVHGRDLPAGTLLEILKQAGIEREEIGDLL is encoded by the coding sequence ATGAGTAGCGTCGGTGAGCGTGGGATTTTCGCGCAGATGCTGGTCGTCGTCTCCTTCCAGGGGATGCGTGAAGGCAGGCTGAAAGAGGTGGCAAAAGATCAGGTGCAAGTTCACCACCTCTTTTATCACCCGGAGACAAAGCGCCGGGCCGTCGTCCCGGTGCACGGGCGGGATCTTCCGGCCGGCACGCTCCTGGAGATCCTCAAGCAGGCCGGGATTGAGCGGGAAGAGATTGGGGATCTTTTGTAA
- a CDS encoding DUF4062 domain-containing protein, whose amino-acid sequence MNPVRIFISSVQKEFADERAALRDYLRGDALMRRFFEVFLFEELPAADRRTDVAYLDEVRRCDIYVGLFGNDYGSENTGGLSPTEREFDLATAEGKYRLIYVRGTDDAARHPKMRALVHRAEGGLIRKRFNTPSELVARLYAALVEYLEEKQLIRSGPFDAAPCTKATLDDLDPERMAWFIRTARATRRFPLAGDASPAELLEHLNLLDDGRVTNAAVLLFGKKPQRYLLSSEIKCAHFHGTEVAKPIPSYQVYKGTVFDLVDAAVDFVLSKIALSVGTREAGPQAPVRYEIPKEVVAEAIVNAVAHRDYTSNGSVQVMLFANRLEVWNPGTLPPSLTLEKLRQAHGSVPANPLLAEPMYLAGYIERMGTGTRDMIRRCSEAGLPEPEFAVSDGFRTIVRRVQGGEEPSGKTSGKTSGKTSGLILDMIRRQPEITIPEMAEALGKSTRAIEMQLAKLKQSGKVQRIGPAKGGRWEITEGGDE is encoded by the coding sequence CTCTCCGCGACTACCTGCGGGGCGACGCACTGATGCGGCGTTTCTTTGAGGTCTTCCTCTTTGAGGAACTCCCCGCCGCCGACCGCCGCACCGACGTCGCATACCTCGACGAAGTCCGGCGCTGCGACATCTATGTCGGGCTGTTCGGGAACGACTACGGTTCCGAGAACACCGGAGGGCTCTCCCCGACCGAGCGGGAGTTCGACCTCGCCACCGCCGAGGGGAAGTACCGGCTCATTTACGTCAGGGGCACGGACGACGCCGCACGCCACCCGAAGATGCGTGCGCTTGTTCACAGGGCAGAGGGCGGGCTGATCCGGAAGCGGTTCAACACCCCCTCGGAACTGGTCGCCAGGCTGTATGCGGCGCTCGTTGAGTACCTGGAGGAGAAGCAGCTCATCCGTTCCGGCCCCTTCGACGCGGCCCCGTGCACGAAGGCGACGCTCGACGACCTAGATCCCGAACGGATGGCGTGGTTCATCCGCACGGCCAGAGCGACCCGCCGGTTCCCCCTCGCCGGGGATGCCTCTCCCGCTGAACTGCTGGAGCACCTGAATCTGCTTGACGACGGCCGGGTGACGAACGCCGCGGTTCTCCTCTTCGGGAAAAAACCGCAACGATATCTCCTCTCTTCCGAGATCAAGTGTGCCCACTTCCACGGCACCGAGGTAGCCAAACCGATCCCCTCCTACCAGGTCTACAAGGGCACCGTCTTCGATCTCGTGGACGCGGCGGTGGACTTCGTCCTCAGCAAGATCGCCCTCTCGGTAGGCACCCGCGAGGCCGGGCCGCAGGCGCCGGTGCGCTACGAGATCCCGAAGGAGGTGGTGGCGGAGGCGATCGTGAACGCCGTCGCCCACCGCGACTACACCAGCAACGGCAGCGTCCAGGTGATGCTCTTTGCCAACCGCCTGGAGGTCTGGAACCCGGGCACCCTCCCGCCGTCCCTGACGCTCGAGAAACTCCGGCAGGCCCACGGCTCGGTGCCGGCGAACCCCCTCCTCGCCGAGCCGATGTACCTCGCCGGCTACATCGAGCGGATGGGCACGGGGACGCGGGACATGATCCGCCGCTGCTCCGAAGCAGGTCTGCCGGAGCCGGAGTTTGCCGTCAGTGATGGGTTCCGGACGATCGTTCGCCGGGTCCAGGGAGGGGAAGAACCTTCGGGGAAAACTTCGGGGAAAACTTCGGGGAAAACTTCGGGGTTAATCCTGGACATGATCCGGCGACAGCCAGAGATCACCATACCGGAGATGGCCGAAGCACTGGGCAAGAGCACCCGGGCTATAGAGATGCAACTCGCAAAACTCAAACAGTCCGGAAAGGTGCAACGCATCGGCCCGGCAAAAGGTGGCCGCTGGGAGATTACTGAAGGCGGAGATGAGTAG
- a CDS encoding ATP-binding protein produces MKDVIFGAHILEILTTGMYQDSKVIYREYIQNSSDQIDKAIRDGILKQGEGSIKIWLDREKRTIAIEDNATGISAEEFQSTLLNIADSDKKIGENKGFRGIGRLCGLAYCKQLVITSSSKGENIVSILVCDAQKMRRFIDEHARGKKHTANEVLQSICRFEQKEEKNIDSHFFKVDLIDINSENTDLLDFQQVKDYLSFVAPAPYQSSFNYRKKIYKHANDLGTIIDEYNITLNGEPIFKKYTTVLKDVTDTKYDEIFDVHFKDFFDADDRLFAWMWVGLSQFKKAIPPKNNPMRGLRLRKENIQIGGEDSLQKLFKESRGNSYFVGEVFAVDKGLIPNSQRDYFNENRARIDFERELKKYFNEELQKVYYAGSEINSAYRKIDSFEKKETDFKAKDANSTFIDSAHRKHELKSVQDSEKEAEAAQIKIEKAKGKADSLTQRVISQIEAERAKSVAKSVSPKSKALESAKLSRQRDKLSKYSKNERNLISKIFRIISAAVDAETADKITKKIEEEL; encoded by the coding sequence ATGAAGGATGTTATCTTTGGGGCACATATTCTAGAAATTCTCACAACGGGAATGTATCAAGACTCAAAAGTAATCTATCGTGAGTACATCCAAAATTCCTCTGATCAGATTGATAAAGCTATCAGAGACGGGATCCTAAAACAAGGTGAAGGCTCTATCAAAATATGGCTGGATCGTGAGAAGCGCACCATTGCCATCGAAGATAACGCCACAGGTATTTCCGCGGAGGAGTTTCAAAGCACTCTATTAAATATTGCTGACTCGGACAAGAAAATCGGCGAAAATAAAGGTTTCCGGGGCATTGGAAGACTGTGTGGTTTGGCTTATTGCAAACAGCTTGTTATTACGTCATCATCCAAGGGGGAAAATATAGTATCAATTTTGGTGTGCGATGCACAGAAAATGCGAAGGTTCATCGACGAGCATGCGCGTGGCAAGAAGCACACTGCAAACGAAGTGCTTCAGTCTATCTGCCGATTTGAGCAGAAGGAAGAAAAAAATATTGACTCACATTTCTTTAAAGTAGATCTTATCGATATTAACAGTGAGAATACTGATCTTCTCGATTTTCAGCAAGTTAAGGATTATCTTTCATTTGTTGCTCCTGCACCCTACCAGAGCAGCTTTAATTATCGTAAAAAAATCTATAAGCATGCTAACGACCTGGGCACCATAATAGACGAGTATAATATCACTCTCAACGGTGAGCCAATTTTTAAAAAATATACAACTGTGCTGAAAGACGTAACAGACACCAAATACGACGAAATCTTCGACGTGCATTTTAAGGATTTCTTTGATGCAGATGATAGGTTGTTCGCGTGGATGTGGGTCGGCCTTTCGCAGTTTAAAAAAGCCATTCCGCCAAAAAACAACCCGATGCGTGGCCTGCGGTTGCGTAAGGAGAATATACAAATTGGGGGAGAAGATTCACTCCAAAAACTCTTCAAAGAAAGCCGCGGAAACAGCTATTTTGTTGGTGAAGTTTTTGCCGTAGACAAGGGGTTAATCCCTAATTCGCAGCGTGATTATTTCAATGAAAACAGAGCCCGGATAGACTTTGAACGCGAGCTTAAAAAATATTTTAACGAAGAACTACAAAAAGTATATTACGCCGGATCTGAGATTAATAGTGCCTATAGGAAAATTGACTCATTTGAGAAAAAAGAGACTGATTTCAAAGCAAAAGACGCTAATAGCACCTTTATCGATAGTGCTCACCGCAAACACGAGCTAAAATCTGTTCAAGACTCAGAGAAAGAAGCTGAGGCCGCCCAAATAAAAATCGAAAAAGCGAAGGGCAAAGCCGACAGCCTAACACAAAGAGTTATTTCTCAAATAGAGGCTGAGCGGGCTAAGTCAGTTGCCAAATCCGTATCACCTAAATCAAAGGCTCTCGAAAGTGCCAAACTTTCTCGCCAAAGAGACAAACTTTCAAAGTACAGCAAAAATGAACGTAATCTAATTTCAAAAATATTCCGTATCATTTCAGCCGCAGTTGATGCTGAAACTGCTGACAAAATCACCAAGAAGATAGAGGAAGAACTCTAA
- the cas1 gene encoding CRISPR-associated endonuclease Cas1 encodes MNCMLNYGYSLLEVECLRVINSVGLGAHVGYLHEMQAGKNSLAYDIQELFRFLVNLAVINLAEKSAMNAKDFVRTEIYALRLRSTGARKMTEEINAGFNKCGSTADLED; translated from the coding sequence ATGAACTGTATGCTGAACTACGGCTACTCGCTGCTGGAGGTCGAATGTTTGCGGGTTATCAACAGCGTGGGGCTCGGTGCGCATGTAGGATACCTCCACGAGATGCAGGCGGGCAAAAACAGTCTGGCCTACGATATCCAGGAGTTGTTCCGGTTCCTTGTGAATCTGGCGGTTATCAACCTTGCTGAAAAAAGTGCGATGAACGCGAAGGACTTCGTGAGGACAGAGATCTACGCGCTGCGGCTGCGGTCAACTGGTGCGCGGAAGATGACGGAGGAGATTAACGCTGGGTTCAATAAGTGTGGATCAACAGCTGATCTTGAAGATTGA